The sequence TACGGATACCGTAGAGGTAAAGCAAAATATATTATTGACCGTACTATCTCACCAGTAGTTAAAGAGTTTTTTGATCGCTTTTTGCTATACGGTTCCTTACGTGGAGCAGTGCGTCATATAGCGAAAAAATACGGTAAAAAAATATCAGTTACCACTGGAAGACGCTGGCTATCTAATCCGGTGTACCGTGGCGATATTGCTTACCGGAATGGGGAAATCGTTCGCGATACTCACAACGCAATCATTTCTCGTGAAGAAGCTGCTCAAGTAGATCGCATTTTACGTCGCAACAGTCGTTTACCATCTCGTACAGCTAGCGCACCGCGTTCTCTAGCGGGTTTAGTTGTTTGCGGTGAATGCCAATCGCATATGAATGTCACTCGCGTCACCTTTCGCAGACAGAAAAAGGAGTATAACTATTTACGTCCTATCAACTGTTCTAAAAATAAAAAATGCCGTAGTATTTCTTATCAACAAGTATTAGAAAGTACTATTGAAAAGGTTTGTAATGACTTACCTCACGCAGTAGAAAATATAAATTTTCCATTCTTTGATGAAGTCAAAAATAATTTAACAAAAGTTATTACCGCTCAACAACAGATATTAGAGCAGATACCATCTTTAGTAGAAACCGGTATCTTAGATGAAGAAACCGCTAAACTGAGAATTTATAAAATTCGTACCGAAATATCTCACCTCCAAACACAATTAGAAATATTACCACCAGTTAATTTACGTTCCGTTGCTCAAGCCGTTTCAATACCACAATTTTGGCTCGATTTATCAGAAACAGAAAGAAGATTTTATTTTAGAGAATTTATTCGTCAAATCGAAATTATTCGTCAAAACAGCAGTTGGGATTTACGAATTATTTTTATCTTTTAAGAGGATGTTTAGAAAGTTATAAATAAAACCACAAATCTTTAGTTCCCCCTAAATAACCCGCTAAATTGGGGGACTTTAACCCCCCTTTTTCAAGGGGGGAAGGGGGGATAATCCGAGATAATGAATAAAAACTATACTTTTCAAACATCTTTTAAGTTGTAATTGAGAATTGAGAAAATTAATACTATTGTACTCCCAATGCCCAATGCCCAATCTTAATTACGGTTTACCCCCAGTATTTCTGACTTTAGACACTTTACCGATCAAGTCAAACCAGAAAGGGGCACCCATTGCTATAGCAATACCGCTGATTATCCAGCCAGGAATTGCCCGTGCAAATCTTAATAAAGATGTCCAACCGCCCCTACTTGAGGAAAATGAACCGACTTGCTGTTTAATGTTGACTTCAGTCCAACCGATAGGTAAAGATATATCCGATAAAGCTTCTTCTGTTTGACTTCTAAGAGTTCCGATGTCTATATAATTTAAATTGTCTTGATTTCTAACTAATATATCTCCAGCATTGTTTACAATCGTATTCCTTAATGCTGAATCTGTAGACAGTCTACTTATCATATGAAATGCATCTGCATTTGCCGTTACGGCAATAATAAAACCAATCAACAGTGCAACTCCTTTAGAATTGCGTTTGTAAACACCACTAGCTCTTGTCATAGAACTATTAAAGGAGTTTTCCATTTCTTGTTTTAATACATTGATACCGGATTCTGTTTTATCAATTCTTGTTTTAGTACGATGAGCTAAAACAGTTAAGTTTTCTGTTATTGACTGTGGTAAAAGATTAGTTAATTGCTGAAAATTTTGATAGGTTTGATTGTCCTTATCTTTAATTGCTTCCTCAAATTCTTTGTAAACGCTACTACCTTTCTTCATCAACTGAACTATTTCACTGACATTAGGTTGCAAACCTCCTAACATAATTGCTCTTTCACTAGAAACAAACATGTCTTGTTTTAGAAAATTGAGTTTGCGGATGGCTTTATTCGTATATTCGCTTTCTGGTATTTCTGCTTGAAAAGTATTTATATACCTATCAACGCTTTCTGACATGCGGTTAACACTGGTATCTAAATTCGCTTTTTTTTGATTGTAGTTCCACAATATTTGTTCAAAATCAGCCTGCATTTCGGCGAATTCTTGATAAATCAGGCTGAAAAAATTAGTAAACTTCTCATCACCTTGCACTTGCCCTTCTAAAGCAAATAAAATGTTTTGTATTTCAGCAAGTCTTTCGTTTTTAAACTTTTCCAACCTAGATTCTGAAAGTTTTTGAGAAAAATCGGGTATTTGCAACGTTTCCATCAAAGTAGTTGCATAAATATCAGCAGGAATGTAAGATGGTCCGCTATGTTGACCATTACCAAAAATAGTTTCACTCTTAGTTGTTCCAGGACGTGCAATTTTTAAAGGACGAGTCAAAGAAGAAATAGCCCAAGTTGCTTTTCTAGGTAAAGTTGCCAAAAACCCCTTTGCTTCTTGATTAATATTTTTCAGTAAAGGATTACTATAGATTTGATTTACTAACTGAATTACTTTTGCCTCTTCAGAATTATGAACGCCACCTGCAAGCAAAATTTCAATAGATTTCCTGAGATGTGCAGCACGCCATTGTAACAATGTAGCAAGTAATTCCTGTATTTCGGAGGCTAACAAACTTAAAATTAAGTAAGTAAATACCAAACCTAAAGCAATATCTAAGATAAAAGGTAGATTCATAATTTTCCTCTAGTAAAATTTAATTATTGATGTTGGTAATATTCGCTTCTATTCAATTTGTAAATATTATTTAAATTTTTATAAAACTTCCCCGATTGTTTGTGCTGGGATAACATTCAAAAATTTATCAAAAAAATAGAAATAAATTAGATTTAACGAGATAATGATCCATAGAGTAGTTTCGCACGAATGTTATGATTGGAGATTACTCTCAAGGTTTCTCTGTAGTTTGAGCAGCGATTTAAAACGATTGTCCTAGTTTATGCAAAAAGGAAGCTTTATTTGGGATCGCGTTGAAAAACAGTATCGTCGAATGGACAGACGAATAGATAGAATATG comes from Rivularia sp. PCC 7116 and encodes:
- a CDS encoding recombinase family protein, which gives rise to MKFGYTYSDPLLEQNPEPTSLGWDVDKIYQDLGKRSELQQLFQDCKINPPDCVFIRRLEELGDSVEEVTFTLSQFEKMGINLIAVEQNYNSQTKYSNTHANLLKLLYEIQQQKRSDRIRQGHARNRLEAIPPPGKAPYGYRRGKAKYIIDRTISPVVKEFFDRFLLYGSLRGAVRHIAKKYGKKISVTTGRRWLSNPVYRGDIAYRNGEIVRDTHNAIISREEAAQVDRILRRNSRLPSRTASAPRSLAGLVVCGECQSHMNVTRVTFRRQKKEYNYLRPINCSKNKKCRSISYQQVLESTIEKVCNDLPHAVENINFPFFDEVKNNLTKVITAQQQILEQIPSLVETGILDEETAKLRIYKIRTEISHLQTQLEILPPVNLRSVAQAVSIPQFWLDLSETERRFYFREFIRQIEIIRQNSSWDLRIIFIF